cccaagttgctttttggtcatggtgttttttggtagcaatagaaatctaagacaatttttaacttttgtatttaatgcgtgtgtgcgtgcgtacaTGTGTAGGCACGTATGTGTCATGGtgcatgtgtagaagtcagagggtaATTTgaggcagtcagttctctccttccaccgtggggATCagcaggaattgaactcagaccaCGAGGCTTgttggcaagctcctttacctgctgagacatctcagcAGCCTCCTGACCTATGTATGTATTCTGTGTGAAATGTTTACTGTCTtgtggttcaagacagggtcaTCTTgtacagctcatgctggcctcacTCTGGGCCTTTTGCCTGAGCCTCCAGAGAacggggattacaggcataccaccACAGCTGGGCTCACTTTCCTGTTAGAATACACCGGAGGCTGGAGATAAAGCTCTGTGGTAAAAGCCTAGGTTCAATCTCTTGcaccaggaagaaaaatgaacaaataagggAATGAATCCAACTCCTCTATCCTTTTACAGATTAAGTTAAATTTAAATCTCATAAAGAATTAAactttagctgggcatggtagagGACTCCTGTGATCTCAGGATTTAGaagatggaggtaggaggattgggTTTCAAGGCCAGGAATGACTgcttagtttgaggccagtctgtgctaccTGAGAGCTTCttaaacaaaacaccaccaccaccctgcccctccaccccaccccaccccctccacccccccaccccgcaaagaaagaaagaaaggaaggaaggaaggaaggaaggaaggaaggaaggaaggaaggaagaaaagaacaaatgaaaagagGCTTTGAGTGTTACGAAatacttttcagttttatttaactttaagaTATAATTTGGAAGCCGGGTACAGAGGCCCATGCCTGTAaagccagcactctggaggtagaggcaggaagatcactcaCATTCAAGTCTAGCAGAAACCATatttctcaaacaaaaaagaagggagggagaagggctggagagttggttgagtggttaagagcacttgttattctCATAGACGACTAAGGTTCAGTCTGTCGTGTGTCGTCGTCATCatcgtccccgtcccccccccacgcatggctaacaaccatctgtaactccatgtcTAGGTATCTGAAGCTctgttctgacctctgagggcaccaggcatgaaggcaaaacactcatacacataagctTTAAGAATCACTTTTTTAAAAGCCCTGGAAAAATATCAATAGGTATTACTTGGagagctggaaaaatggctcagtagttaagagcactggctgctcttcctaaggACCCatattctattcccagcacccacatggcagctcgtaactgtctgtaacttgtctcaaaagatctgatgctgtcttctgacctcgtAAGGCACTAGGCATACATGTGTACAGACATACAGCCTGGcagaacacatatacacatgccgggcagtggtggtgcacgcctttaatctcagcactcgggaggcagaggtaggcagatctctgagttcgaggccagcctgggctacagagtgagatccaggaaaggctccaaagctacacagagaaaccctgtctcgaaaaacaaacaaacaaacaaaaactacagaggAAGCCAACATAAattatcagatcccctggaactgtagttaataataataagctaGCATGCTGGTGCTAGGAACTGATCCTAGGTCATCTATaaaaacagcaagtactcttaaccattaagctTTAAAACACATGCCAATCACTATTTTAAGAAGTGgtaatgccgggcgttggtggcgcacgcctttaatcccagcactcgggaggcagagtcaggcggatctctctgagttcgaggccagcctgggctaccaagtgagctccaggaaaggcgcaaagctacacagagaaaccctgtctcgaaaaaccaaaaaaaaaaaaaaaaaaaaaaaaaaaaaaaagaagtggtaaCATAAAGTtgataaaatgagaaaacacagaaacaatattATGAAACTACCATAAAAAAGGCCTGGTGTGCTAGCGTAAGCCTGATTCcacaacttgggaggcagaggcatgtggatttcATACTGTgaggtttgaggtcagcctggtgtacatagcaagttccaggacacccagggctacttaatagagactctgtctcaaaacaaacaaaccaaccaaatcaaccaaccaaacaacaaaaactgtaagagctgggtggtggtggcatctgagtttgaggccagcctggtctacaatgcaagttccaggacagccagtgctgttacagagacaccctgcctcgaaaaacaaaccaaaaaccccagAACATACCATAGTATTAGGTGCCCCATTGAAAAGAGAAATGCTGTCACTGTATTGTTGACGTGTCTCTTCTGATCACATCCTTCCTCTCAGAAAGTATTATCTACTAATGCATACAATTCTACCCAAACACGACGGCTTCAagactggtgagatgactcagcaggtaaatctcttgctgccaagccagatgaccagagttcaagcTGAAGGACCCAGCTGGTAGGAGAATCAActctcccaagttgtcctctgacctccacatgagcactatgacaccaacacagacacaaacatggaaataaaaaaataaaaaaacccaacaagAGTCAAGCACCATAGCACGTGCCTGTAATCTATCTCAGTCACTCAGAGAATGAGGCAGAGGGAAGCTGAAGGCCAAACTGGGCAATGTTGCAagagaatttgaaaataaaaaatttcaagggTCTGGAGCCAGAcgtggtggtggcgcaagcctacatgtaattccagcactcgggaggcagaggcaaggctgCTGAGTGTGAGCAAGCCTGGGCCACAGTATAAAATTGAAATTCCCAGCAGGCCTTTCGCTGTGGGACCGAGATAGGAGTGCTAGCCAGCGtgtagctccaggttcagtgagccCCTGCTCAGAGCACAAGGCAGTGCTCACAGCCTAGACCCCATCGTCCTCCTCTGGCCTGAGTGTGCATATACACAAACCGAAGGAAAGTGGATCACAAAGCAAAAACTGACTTAGGTGTGATTTGCCCACATCGAAGCTTTCCTACTACTGCTATTAGTAAACGTTTTGAGATCCAAGGTTCCGTTCTAAAGCTTTGATTTCATTCCCAGAATGACTCGGTATACTTCAAGACCCCAACCACGCCTACTAGAAGTGTTGGGCCCCTTGTGATACTTGCCTAGAATAACTGCTAAAAAAGCCATTTTAGGAGGTTATATTGGTAGTAGAGAAAGAACTGTCATGAGTGTAGGTTGAGCCCAGTGTATAACACCTATAACCCAAGCACTCAAGGAGACCAAAGCAGCAGGCCCTGTGTGTATCTGCAGAGTGAACCACCGAAAAAACAGGGCATTGAGAACATGGGCCAGCATTGCAGACGGAATGTTGCTGTTTATCTTTGtccaagaggaaaataaaaacagaactaaaacaaaaacagctaAACATAAGTACAcagctttaattctagcactcaaaaCACACACAGCTGACTTGGGTcccacctggtctacacagcaaattccaggccagctaggattGTGCTAACAAAATTAATTTGCAAGTACATTGTTAGCTACATCTCAAGTAGAATATAAATACTGATGACCCAACTGGATACTCTAAGAACtaaagtcttttttctttcttctaagagttttattttgtctgcattggtgttttgcctgtgtgtatgtttaagggtgccagatcctctgaactggaattatagtcaattgtgagctgccccatgggtgctgggaaatgaacccaggggcccctggaagagcagccagtgctcttaatcacagagccatctctccagcccccaaaacttCCTATTTTTTGTATCTAAATTTGATAATTAGGCCTTGACATATCAAAGGCAATAAACATGtaagcatccatacacatacacatggaaaGCACACACGACCTTATGATGGAGGTGGTGACCATTTTTCACCCTTGTTCTGAAATCAACTGCACTCAAATTATGGAAAGTTTATGGAGTCTACTGTAGTGGCAGAAAGCTTCCCTAGCACACAAGAGACCATGTTAGATCCCTTGGGAACCACAAAGAAATGAACCCCTGGAGTGCGCTACCACCCAGGTTCAACCAAATCTGGTAAAACAGCccgtgcttttaaccgctgagccatctatctGGCTTCCTGTGTTGTTTTGCCAAAACAAACCTAACTATTTTGGTGTGAGATTTGGAAATTAAGACACGCTGAGGAAATAAAAAACGAAGAGGGTGAGAACCACACACCTTTGTAACAGAGGACCGGCACCAGGTTATACTTTACAATGTTGCTAACTTTTGTCAACCTCACACCAGCTAGTGTCCCCTTCGAAGAGGAACCGCAACTGAGAAGTTGCCTTCATTAGGAAAGTCTACCGTGCATTATCtttatgattgatgtgggagggtcagCCCACTGCGGTCctcccacccctgggcaggtggccccaagctgtgtaagaaagcagcctgagaaggggagcaagccagtaacatCACTCACATATGTAATAATGCCAAATTCATCCAGAAAACTCAGTTACCTAGAAATACCTTATTTCTCAGGACTCTAAATTACTAAAGAATGCccattcatttacatattttatttggaaatgtTTATAACAGTACAGTGAAACTAAACTCCAGAGACAGTGTCTGTCATTAGTTTGGGCATCATCAGTTTATTATAAAAGGGAGGCATGGAAATAATTTACATGATGAATAGTTCAGACTGTCAGCGGAATGGGCAGCTTCATGTGACACCATTTCAACAGTGATTTCATTCCACATACTTTCCAAGAATGTCACCATCTCTAAATAAGAAGTAATCCTGTGAATAAAGAAACCACTGGTTAAGACagtaaaagcaaataaatcaatttttctatttatttatttatttttttgtttttcaagacagtttctctatgtagctttggtacctgtcctggatcttgccctgtagaccaggttggcctcgaactcagagatctgcctggctctgcctcccgagttctgcgATTagaggcgtgtaccaccaccgcccagctaatttatttaaaatcacaGCCTTACTCACCTTGTCGTCTAGAACTACTTTGGTGCCTCCATATTCTGGGAGAAGAACTTTGTCTCCGACCTTCACACTGACTGGCTGAATCTCTCCACCCTTAGGAAAACAGTAGCCGGTTAGCCAGGGCATCTCGTTCACTAGATACACAGTGGACTCTTTGTCTCAGTATGTACACCAGGAGCCTCCCGCCTCAGCTTTTCAAGTGTTGataattataggcatgcatcaacCACACTCCACTCTACAGACAACTTCTAAGTCACCAAATGAAATGTGCTCACTCAGATCCAGTATGTTATTAGGTACCACATTCGTGGTTAAGTAATGTAATTTACATTAGATGTAGGTCATCGCAATATAAGCATTACTAGTTACAAGGTGAAATAAACACCGTGGCTTACACTAAAACCACACTTCAGGGAACAGCGAAGGCTGGCTAACTTTTTAATTGTTAGATATTAACACACCCTCTAGACCATGTGAGGTAAAGCAGCTTTTCATACCAAACAGTAAATGGTCATGTATAACTTCTATCAATGAACGAAAACTTGGTATTCGTTTCAATATACCTTTATTGATTTACTGTCCTTTGTCCTGAAGGCACAGACTTGGTCAGGTTACAACACAGCTACCGAAGAACTCATTTTGTGaggtttggtttttccttttttatgataCAGTCTCACCCTGATCTTTCTGCTAGCCTAGAAGGCTCTACaatcctgcctcggcctccaaaGCACCAGGGCCACagggcatgagccaccatcatGGCAGGCACGTTTTGCTCTCTGGAGTGCATGGCACCGCAGAGAAAGCCCACGAGTAAACGGACTTGCTGAGTTAGTGCGGGAATCCCAACACTAACTAGTAAAATGGCTGTCACCCCGACATACCCAGGGCTGGAAACCAGGCTCGTTCAAATCAGAGACCTTGTCCCCAAGGGGTAAGGTGATGACTCTGCAAGCtagcagaccacacacacacacacacacacacacacacacacacacacacacacacacacacggaaaataCCCGTGTGtactttttgccttttttaaGAGTCCCTCTccatttcttataaaaataaaaaattctacaaTCGTTTTCCTTTAATGCGAGGTTCTCCGTGAactgaaattatttcaaagacGACACCCGCTATTTAAAAAGCCCCTTCGGATAACCTAGGACTGGCTTCTCCTTTCCTTCCGCATCACACATTAATAATACTCGGTACCCCTGTCGCAGCTCCAAGTTACCTTGCCTTTGGCGCCTGATCCCACAGCCACCACTGTGGCTTGCAATACTTTTCCTTGAGACTTTTCCGGAAGCATGATGCCACCTTTGGTCACGGTTTCGGCGGCACTCCTTTCAACCAGTACTCTGTCAAAGAGCGGGAGAAACTTTCTGAAAGCCTGTCCAGCCTGCGGAGAGAAACGTGTGTTCAAACAGGGAGCACCACGTAACACACTTAAACGCCTTCAAACACTGAACAGGTCAAAGCGTCCCAAACCGACAGGAAAACCCAGGCTAGGAAATATTACTGCATTTTCCACTCTATATAAGCCAAGTTGAATTTCCACTCccttattattgtgtgtgtgtggtcttcatTGCTCATCAGCAACCACACTACCTTTAGCCACAACCTTGGTCTGCTCCAAGGTCACCCGTTTTCCTTccttaggactttttttttttaatcccactAACGCGGGGTGGAGGGGGTGTTGTCCATTTTTTGAGCCTGGGTGCCACGTTCTCCACCGGAGCACCCATCCACTCTAGCCCTTGCCAGGGCAGGTGGGCTCCTGGGGGTGCCTCGGGGTCCCCGCCCCCTGCCCGGGACGCACAGGCCTTGCACACACGTGCGCGTGCAACGAGGCCATGGTGGAGACAGACACGCGGACGGGCCTCGCTGCTGCGGGCGCCGGACACTGCAGAGCCCCCCCACTTCTCGTCCTGCCAGTCCTCAAGCGGTTCCCCGGGGCCCGCCGTGGGTCTACCCCGACCAGCCCCGGGGGGACCCCACTCACCATGACTCGCGCCGCCGCAGCTCGGACTCTGCACCCGCGGCCGCCGCTGCCAGGAGAGGAGTCCTGCGGGCCCGGCTGGGGGACAcgtgaaagaagaagaagaaaaaaaaaaaaaaaaaagggccgggCAGCGCGCAGGCGCACTCAGCGCCGGAGCGTGCGAGGGGGCGGCGACGGCAGCGCGCGCGCCGATTGGTGGCGGCGGCCCCGCGCAGGCCGCGGGAGGCGGGAGGCCCAGGGGCGCACTTTCTAGGCTTTTCCAGGCGGCCGGCCGAGGTGAGAGATCCgagcccttcctcctctccctccaggaAGTGACGCCACCTGACCCTTGGCCCGCCCGCCGGGGAGCGCGGCGCCCTTCCGGAAGGTTCTAGAAGGGGAGCCCGGCCCGGGAACGAGCTTTTACGACGGCGGCGCGAAAGAGGCCGAGCCCAGCGCCGGGCCGAGGCCGCTGGAAGGGGTAGGGGGCGGGGCCGCGGCCGCGCGCCGTATGCCGATTGCCGGGCCCGGGCGGGGCAAGGGGGCGgggctcctccctccctgtccgTCCCCGTCCGTCCCCGCCCCtctgcgcgcgcgcacacacgcgcaccgcacacacgcacgcgcgcgggcccgcggggcggggcggggccgcggCGGGGCGGAGGGAGGGGACTCGGGGCTCATTGCGGTGCGCGCCCTGCGCTCGGTCCCTCACTCGCCGCCGACGGCCTGCTTTGCCTCGTGCGCTcccgccgccgtcgccgccgccgccgccgccgccccgcaGGTACGCGAGCCTCGGCCGTGCATGGTCGCCCCGGCCTGCTGCTTCCAGCACGGGCCGAGCACGGCGGGCCAAGGGTTGCGGCAAGCCTGGCAGGCTCGGCCCGCCttcggctcggctcggctcgcCCGTCcaggccccggccccggccccggcgGGGCCACGCGGGCTCCCATCACGTGCGGCGGGGACCACGCGGCCCAGGCCAAGCGCGGGAGCGAGGACGGACGGGCTAGGGTGGGGGCCCTGGGGCGGGCCGCCTGCGCCCGGCGCACCGCAGGACTCTGCTGGAGGAATGGGGGGTCGCGGTCCCTTCTCGCCCCCCTCCGGCTGCGGGGATCCGGCGCCTCCACTTTGACCTTGGTCGGGAAGACACGTGGGGCCGCGCGGCTGGGCTGAGCTGCGCTCctgtattattattactattattattatcattattattactattttgcgGCCTTGCTAGCTGCTGTGCCCCTGTAGATCGGGGTGGACACCTGGCGACACTTTTTTCTCCAGCGGGGTTTTGCACCGTCACGAATACTTACACAGTTCCCTATGCACTTGCATTTGGAACCTGCCTCGCTTACgccagcttgatttttttttttttcctctctttccctctcccggACACTTTCGGAGTGGATCTGCTCCCAAGGCCGCTTTGGCAGTGAAAGATTAACCCGCGATGGCATAGGAGCCGGTGGCCATGGGGAAGTGCTTTGTGCCCGTGCTGTAGGTCAGGCCTGGGGGCGGCCTCTTCAATCCTTTACGAGCAAGTGATGTCCTGGAGCCACAGCGCCGTGGGTGGCCCAGGCGTGGCGGTTAGCAGAGGACGGCGGAGCTAGTCTCCATGTTCTGAAGCACAGGTGGACAAGTTTGTCCTTAGCTAGTAATgatcctttgctttttctttttctttttttcccctcccccagaaaTGCTTCGACTACCCACAGTCCTTCGCCAGATGAGACCAGTGTCCCGGGCACTGGCTCCTCATCTCACTCGGGCCTATGCCAAAGATGTAAAATTCGGTGCGGATGCTCGAGCCTTAATGCTTCAAGGTGTAGACCTTCTAGCCGATGCTGTAGCTGTTACCATGGGGCCAAAGGTCAGTATACTTACAACCGTGCTAATTAAAGAAGAGTGTTCTGTAGCTGCAGATTAGGATTTTGTTGTCAAGTTCTGTGAAAATCTGATTTGGATATGGTACATGTTAGTGTTTGGGGGTGTTATTTAGGAGTTTTGTTAGTTGGTGGCCGTACCTGCAGCTGATTTGGAGGACTTTCATGCAGTATGATGCAATAGAGAATAATAGCTCAAGGAGGGTTTTCAGACTTGAGGAGTAACTAATATTCTGTGCATACCGGCATTAAATTTTGGATCCTCTCCCAGTAATGAGAGGGTATAGAGGGGAAGTACAGCTCAAAGTCCAGTAACACCTCAAAGTATGTTGTAGGTGTGAGGTTTTGCTCATTGTACTGAAATGTTCCTGTATGCATAAAGTAAATGCACTAGCATAgagtttagatttatttatttttatatgcattggtgttttgcctgcatgtatgaaggtgccagaactgggattacagttgtgagctgctgtggttttggggttttgagaGAGTCTCAATAGCTTAACTCCCATTGTATGTACCAAGActatccttgaactcctgatcctactCCTACCTCCTGAGTGTAGGAGTTGAGCATACTGCTCACCTGGTATTTATTTGTTGAGACCGGGTCTTTAGCcatagctgacctggaactcctgtaGACCAAGCCAGCTTGAACAGTGCCGGGGTCAAAGGCTGGGGTCACACTATCTGTGTGGACATCATTGGCTATGGGGCACGGTCATTTTAAGTTGATGCTAAAGCTACCTAAAGAGCTGCACACGGTGCTGTTTATATAGCTCAAGACAGAATGGCTTGGTTCAAATCCAAGTGGCCAGTACTGTTGGGGCCATTTTTGAAGTTCTGTATTGAGTGAACAGGAAACTATTCTTAACTTACTGGCTGATGTTTAGTGAATGAATGTTAAAGTaagtcatactttaaaaataacagttCATACCAAAATTCAAGTAGAGTTGATGTGAAGAATGTTCCAGGATTTGGTGATTGTTACCTGTGCTTTCTTGTTTTATAGGTGGCATCGGTTAGTGCCAGGGTTTTTATCTCctgtttttgagatttcatgttgCAGGACTGTGACAACTTTGGGCTTATCCCTGAGGGGTGCTATGTTCTGTCATTGCAGGGAAGAACAGTGATTATTGAACAGAGTTGGGGAAGTCCCAAAGTAACAAAGGATGGGGTCACTGTCGCAAAGTCAATTGACTTGAAGGACAAATACAAAAATATCGGAGCTAAACTTGTCCAAGATGTGGCCAATAACACAAACGAGGAGGCCGGGGACGGcaccaccactgctactgttctGGCGCGGTCTATTGCCAAGGAGGGCTTCGAGAAGATCAGCAAAGGGGCCAATCCGGTAGAAATCCGGAGAGGTGAGAGTGCCGGGTCACTGACCCTACAGAAGGGAGAAATTGCAAATTCTCATCTTTGTCCTTTTTTATTGCatttgctggtgtgtgtgcacagatttACTGGAGGTGACCTCTCCTGCCTTTGCATCATTTCATCAAAGTGAATATACTGGGGTGCCATACTGGAAACAAGAAACATGCTTGGATTAGCATTAACTTACAGAGAATGAATTGaatagtgggtttttttgttttatttctaagatttcattatttttatgggcattgatattttgcctgcatgtatgtctgtgcaaggatgccagatcccctgagactggaattacagacctttttgagctaccatgtgggtgctaggaattgaactccggtCCCTTTGAGGAGCATCCTGtactctttaaccactgagccatctctccagcccacaggcagTAAGGTTTTTGAAACTGTTATCTGCATTATCTTCATTCACTTCTGTTAGGAATGAGTGGCGGTCCCTCGTAGCCCTCCCTGGCTTGGCCCCCTATGGTCCGTGCTGGCCTTAAAAACAATCCTGCCTAAGCTTCCTGGGTATTGGGATTCAGGTGTGAACCCCCACTCCACATCTTGATCACCTTTTCACATGCTTCTGGTTTTCAACTTCATTGTGAAACTGCAGGTGGTTGAGTGCATGCCATGTCACTTGGGACTGGGAGAGTGCTGAAGGAGAGCTTGCATGTAAATGTGGGAATGCGTTTGAGTTTGCACTCGGCATTATAGTAACACATGTTCTTGAACTAGGTGTCATGTTGGCTGTTGATGCTGTGATTGCTGAACTAAAAAAGCAGTCTAAACCCGTGACAACCCCTGAAGAAATTGCTCAGGTAAGGATGTGATTGCCTGTTTGAAAAGAATTGAGTGACTAATTTAATTTGgatctttttttggcttttcaagacagagtttctttgtgtagccttttggctgtcccagaactcactctgtagcccaggctggcctcagactcacagagatctatctgcctctgcctcccaagtgctggggtcaaaggtgtgtgccaccactgcccagccaactGATTTGGATCTTAGTagatccttttaaaaaaaaaaaacatgattgtAAAATAAAGATTGTGTTATTTGTGAAGATGTTCTTAGGTGTGGTCAATGTTCCTTGTCCTGTATGGGATCAGTCCTAGTGTTTGAAGCATGGTAGGCAAGTAAAGTGTTTTTTATGTACGTGCCTGGGTTTATGTGTGTGCCCGTGTATTATGAACCCAGAGAAGTAAATGTTAAGACAGTTACCAGGCACTGTGATGCTGGGTACTGACCTGAACAGTAAGTCaccttaacactgagccatctctctagccccttgagTATGTTCTTACTGTGCCAAAGAATGGAAGGACAGAGGATGCCGCTCCATTTAACCAGTACTTCTCTTAAAACTGTTAGCTGTAAAATGTCCCTCTCCCCTGGGTGGAAGTATCATATCAGTTTAGAAGGTCAAAGGGGAAGAGGATTGAAAATACCAATCTTACCATTTAATAATTTTGGTTATTTCAGGTTGCTACAATTTCTGCAAATGGAGACAAAGACATTGGAAACATCATTTCTGATGCAATGAAAAAAGTTGGAAGAAAGGGCGTCATCACAGTGAAGGCAagtgtgggatttgatgtgttTTGTTAATACCTTCAGTGAAGTGTTTGTCAACTGTTGTCCAAACAAAAAGCTTGACCAGCAATTCATTCTGTGCTGAGTGTGGTGCTTACTATTGTCTGAATTGGGAGCCTTGCCTCCCAGGATGAATCCGTCCAATTAAATAATCGTCCGCTCAGGAGGGAGGATGAAGCAGGGCCTggctttgtagccctggctggcctggaacagtgGGCCTCGACCTTCAGGAGATGGCATTCCTCTGCCTTCGCCATGTTGtggggactaaaggcgtgcgtgcgtgcgtgtatgtacCATGTGCCTCAGAGGTGCCTCAGAGTCCAAAAGAAAATCTCTGGAACTGCAGTTGTGAAGCACCGTGTGGGTGCCTAGAACCTAACCAGCAATGgcatcaagtgttcttaacccccaGCCATCTCTAGACTTAGCTGTCAAGTATTGTTTCTTCACTAAATCCATTCATCTAATTCTTGGACTTCATAGGATGGGAAAACACTGAATGATGAATTGGAGATTATTGAAGGCATGAAGTTTGACAGAGGATATATTTCCCCATATTTTATTAACACATCAAAAGgtaagagcaagtcagtaaatgaatcttaaaatacACTTTAAAGGTGTCTGTCACCTGTAGGCAGTGGGTTGGTGAAATatgaacaaatttttttttttaaggtgaatGGTTCAGTAAATGAGAAAAACATGAGTTACTAGTTTATTTGTGAAAGTAAATTGACAGTTTTCTCAGTACTGGTaggatttggttttattttactgCTCACTGTTTTACAGGTCAAAAATGTGAATTCCAAGATGCCTATGTCCTGCTGAGTGAAAAGAAGATTTCTAGTGTCCAGTCCATTGTACCTGCTCTGGAAATTGCTAATGCTCATCGGAAGCCCTTGGTCATAATTGCTGAAGATGTGGATGGAGAAGCCCTAAGCACACTGGTTTTGAACAGGTGGGTTGGGTGGTTCATGTTTTGAGGTGGGAGATGATTTGTGTTGCTGTTTGAAGTTAGTTCCATGCTTGATCTACTTGTGTATCTTAGGGTAGTACATAGCAGTGCTCTGCGCATTAGGAGTCAGATGCACGTACcccttcagcctctgcctcccacagcttcccagagggaACTATCCATGTGTCCTTTAACACTACAGCTGTCTGTCTGCAACTTAAGGACGTAGGTGGTTGGCTTGGAACAAATTTATTAGATGAGGGCCCCATATCATCGTTCTTCAGACCAGAAGTTGCTGGGGAAGGAGTAGGGCTCCTGAGTAGTTCAGGGGCGCCAGAACTTACCGGGAGCCAAGCTAGACATTTACTGCTCACTATATCCCACCTGCCCCTTCAGTTTAAATCTCACAGTTACATGTTCTTCGCAGGCTCAAAGTTGGTCTCCAGGTTGTGGCAGTCAAAGCCCCAGGGTTTGGGGACAACAGGAAGAACCAGCTGAAGGACATGGCTATCGCCACTGGTGGCGCGGTAAGTCCCTCGCTGTGGTGCCGCGG
The window above is part of the Peromyscus maniculatus bairdii isolate BWxNUB_F1_BW_parent chromosome 13, HU_Pman_BW_mat_3.1, whole genome shotgun sequence genome. Proteins encoded here:
- the Hspe1 gene encoding 10 kDa heat shock protein, mitochondrial; the encoded protein is MAGQAFRKFLPLFDRVLVERSAAETVTKGGIMLPEKSQGKVLQATVVAVGSGAKGKGGEIQPVSVKVGDKVLLPEYGGTKVVLDDKDYFLFRDGDILGKYVE
- the Hspd1 gene encoding 60 kDa heat shock protein, mitochondrial, coding for MLRLPTVLRQMRPVSRALAPHLTRAYAKDVKFGADARALMLQGVDLLADAVAVTMGPKGRTVIIEQSWGSPKVTKDGVTVAKSIDLKDKYKNIGAKLVQDVANNTNEEAGDGTTTATVLARSIAKEGFEKISKGANPVEIRRGVMLAVDAVIAELKKQSKPVTTPEEIAQVATISANGDKDIGNIISDAMKKVGRKGVITVKDGKTLNDELEIIEGMKFDRGYISPYFINTSKGQKCEFQDAYVLLSEKKISSVQSIVPALEIANAHRKPLVIIAEDVDGEALSTLVLNRLKVGLQVVAVKAPGFGDNRKNQLKDMAIATGGAVFGEEGLNLNLEDVQAHDLGKVGEVIVTKDDAMLLKGKGDKAQIEKRIQEITEQLDITTSEYEKEKLNERLAKLSDGVAVLKVGGTSDVEVNEKKDRVTDALNATRAAVEEGIVLGGGCALLRCIPALDSLKPSNDDQKIGIEIIKRALKIPAMTIAKNAGVEGSLIVEKIMQSSSEVGYDAMLGDFVNMVEKGIIDPTKVVRTALLDAAGVASLLTTAEAVVTEIPKEEKDPGMGAMGGMGGGMGGGMF